From the Thomasclavelia ramosa DSM 1402 genome, the window GTTTTAAGGCCGAAAATATTATTGCATCATATACTAAAGTAGACGTTGATGCCGGGGATGCACGGATTAACTTGTTGAATAGTTATCGAAGTGAATTTAACTGCGATGCTGGAGATATTGATGCAACAATGGTAGGTAGTGAATCAGATTACAGTTATGAAGTCGATAGTGATGTTGGTGATATTAGTATTGGAAGTTATCGAAGTGACGGACTGAGTGATGAATATAGTCATAGTGGCGGTCAACGTAAAATAGAAGCTGATTGTAATGTTGGAAGTATTAGAATTAAGATGGAGGTGTAAGAAATGAAAAGAATTTATCGATCACGACAAGATCGGATGGTTTGTGGAGTATGTGGTGGAATTGCAGAATACTTTGATCTTGATCCTTCATTGGTAAGATTAGGTTGGATTATTTTCTCTGCTATGGGAGGCAGTGGCTTTATTGCTTATATTATTGCCGCAATAGTAATTCCCAGCAGATAAAGGCAAAAGCGAGTTCTCAAGAGAATTCGCTTTTATTATTTTGGTAAAAAGAATAATTTTTTAATCAAAGTTGTCTTCATAAAATATTGAAATGATTATAATAATATACCTACCTTAAATGACTGATTTTGTTGAATTTGAGGAGTTTTTCTGAAAATTTAATAAATTGGGGTCACAGAAGTATAAAACGGTTTTAAATCAGCAATATTTGCCATAATAAGTTATTTTTAAACTAAAAGAACCTGTTTAAAACAAGTTCTAGTCAGTAAAGATTTCAAAACCAGTATTACTCTTAATCGTATCTGCCATTTCATAGACGATATTTGATAAAACATATTGACCATTATTAATATAAATTTCAATAATATCCTGGTCATAGTAGATGTTTAAATTACAGTGATCGATTTTTGGTGAACGTAGCTCTTTTAATGCCGTATCAGATTTAAACACATTAGAACGATCGATACAAAGACAATCGTCATACTTGATAAGATAACCTCCAATATTTATGAAATCACCTGTTTTTAAATTAGTCACGATCTTGCATGCCTGCGTAGCTTTAAACTCAGTTGCAGGCTTTTTAAAGAGACTATCGACAGATGGATGAATATTCGTAAATATAGCATCATTTTGATATGTGATTACACGTGGATAAGTAATTAATCCAATCCAGTTAGCTTCATCGGCAACAGGCATACGCATCCAGCCTACATAAATTCTTCGTCCGGCTTCGTCAATCGTTGTTTGGGGAGCATAAATATCTAAACCATAGTCAAGATAATTTAGTTCACCAGTAATCTCTAATTGACAGTTTTGATGATCAAAATTAGCTGTTGTAATACGTGCGTGAGATGGATAGCCGCTATCATTAGTCCGTTCTGGAGACATGATCAATATATCCTGATGGGCAACTGTAAAAATATCTGGGCATTCCCACATATCACCGCATTTAATGCCGCGATAATTATTAGCATAATGCCATTCAGTTGCATTTTTAGAAGTATAAAATAATAATTGACCATTATAATCATTGTTATCATCTAAATACTTACTTGCTAAAACCATATAGTAAGTATCTTGGAATTTCCATACTTTTGGATCACGTGTATGAACAGGATGACCGACTTCGCCATCTTTAAATACTGGAATGATCAATTGTTTTTGATTAAGATTATCGAAGTTAAATCCATCATCGCTTATAATCATACTTTGGCTAGAATAAAAATCATAACCTGGGGCAGTTTTATGAATATTTTCGGGATTGACTTTTTGATAAACAACAGACGTATAATATAGATACATTTTTTTATCAACTTCTAATGCTGAACCAGAAAAACAACCATTTGCATCAAAGTCTTTACTAGGGTATAATGCAATTCCCTGGTCAACCCAGTTTACTAGGTCTTTACTAGTAGCATGACCCCAGTGCATTGTTCCCCACTTATTTTCATAAGGAAAATGCTGATAAAATAAATGATAATTATTTTGGTAATAAATAAACCCGATAGGATCATTGATCCAATGTTTAGGGGCTGTTAAATGATATTTTGGGTGCATGTAATTTCCTCCTTGATGTACAGATAGATTATAATATAAATTAAATAATCAAACAATAAAAAAGGAGTCTGTTTAACAAACTCCTATGGTACTAAAATATTGATAGCTTGGCTTATTGCTTCAATTGTCACTGGCAATGGTGACCCCTCTTCACCATCAATATCAATTACAACTTTTTGTTGGCTGTAAATCTCAATTTTTTTTGCTTGAACATAAGAAATAAATGGGCTATTAGCATGTTTTTTCAACAAATAATCTTTTGATAGAGCAACTAAATCAGTAACAGAACATTTTTTTATTACGATTAAATCAAGCATTCCATCTTGAATATCTGCATAAGGGATAATATTTTCAAATCCGCCAACACGATTTGTATTTGTAACCATAAACATTTTTGCTTCTGTTTCTAAAATATTAGCATCATCTAAAACAATTTTTAAATTAATATTAGTATTTAATTGACTAGGAAGATTAGCAATACCGTTTAGATAGTAAGCTAAGGGACCTAATCTTTTTTTATCAGCTTTGCTAACGGTGAATGATACATCACTGAACATTCCCCCGGCAGCCACATTCATAAAATAGCGTTCGTTGATTTTACCTACATCGCAACAGACAGTCTTAAAATTATTGATTAAATTACAAACTCCTTCGATATTGCTAGGTAGGTTCAAATAATTTGCGAAGTCATTGACAGTTCCCGCTGCCAGTATACATAGTGGAATTTTTTTATCGCTGGCAACCATCCCGCTAACTACTTCATTGATCGTTCCATCACCGCCAACTACTGTAATGAAATCATAGTCTTGTTCGTCAGCATTTAGTGCTTTAAAATAAGCATCATCTTTTTTTAAGGTGTAGAAAACATCAATATGATTAATTAATTGACGCAAAGTAAGCTGCCCAATTAATTTATCTAAAGTGTTTTGAATAGTCCGTTGTCCCGAAGACGGATTAATAATGAATAAACAGCGTTTCATAAAACTACTCTTTAATCAGCTCTTTTAAAATTTCAACTGATTGTTTCATCATCGTGAGTGAAACAAATTCAAATGGACCATGGAAATTATCACCGCCGGTGCCGATGTTTGGGCAAGGAAGCCCCATAAATGTTAAGCGAGCACCATCGGTACCACCACGGATAGGACTAGCAAAACCTTGGATTCCAACACTATTCATTG encodes:
- a CDS encoding PspC domain-containing protein; translation: MKRIYRSRQDRMVCGVCGGIAEYFDLDPSLVRLGWIIFSAMGGSGFIAYIIAAIVIPSR
- a CDS encoding glycoside hydrolase family 32 protein translates to MHPKYHLTAPKHWINDPIGFIYYQNNYHLFYQHFPYENKWGTMHWGHATSKDLVNWVDQGIALYPSKDFDANGCFSGSALEVDKKMYLYYTSVVYQKVNPENIHKTAPGYDFYSSQSMIISDDGFNFDNLNQKQLIIPVFKDGEVGHPVHTRDPKVWKFQDTYYMVLASKYLDDNNDYNGQLLFYTSKNATEWHYANNYRGIKCGDMWECPDIFTVAHQDILIMSPERTNDSGYPSHARITTANFDHQNCQLEITGELNYLDYGLDIYAPQTTIDEAGRRIYVGWMRMPVADEANWIGLITYPRVITYQNDAIFTNIHPSVDSLFKKPATEFKATQACKIVTNLKTGDFINIGGYLIKYDDCLCIDRSNVFKSDTALKELRSPKIDHCNLNIYYDQDIIEIYINNGQYVLSNIVYEMADTIKSNTGFEIFTD
- a CDS encoding diacylglycerol/lipid kinase family protein; this translates as MKRCLFIINPSSGQRTIQNTLDKLIGQLTLRQLINHIDVFYTLKKDDAYFKALNADEQDYDFITVVGGDGTINEVVSGMVASDKKIPLCILAAGTVNDFANYLNLPSNIEGVCNLINNFKTVCCDVGKINERYFMNVAAGGMFSDVSFTVSKADKKRLGPLAYYLNGIANLPSQLNTNINLKIVLDDANILETEAKMFMVTNTNRVGGFENIIPYADIQDGMLDLIVIKKCSVTDLVALSKDYLLKKHANSPFISYVQAKKIEIYSQQKVVIDIDGEEGSPLPVTIEAISQAINILVP